In the genome of Caulobacter flavus, the window TGGGTCACAGCCTGGTGGCCTCGGTCGCCCAGGTGAACCTGAAGTCGCGCAACGCCTATGCGTTCTCCAGCTTCGCCGGCTTCGCCAGCAACCTCTATGCGCCGGTGCAGGTCGCCAGACCGGCGGCCGACTTCTTCATCGGCGGCTCGCTGTCGGACCCGCGCGTCACCGAGCGCTCCAAGACCCGCAGCGTCGCGATCGCCGACACCCTGTCGTTCCTGGACGAACGTCTGCTGGTCACCGCCGGCGTGCGCTACCAGGAGATCGAGACCCGCTCGTACGACTACAACACCGGCGTCCGCAACGGCGCCTATGACGGCGACGCCACCACCCCCGCCGTGGCCGTGGTCTACAAGCCCAGCGGCCAGATCTCGCTCTACGCCAACTACGCCGAGGCCCTGATCCCCGGCAAGACCGCCCCCGGCGCCGTCAACGGCGTGGCCGTGGCCAACGCCGGCGAGATCCTGTCGCCCTTCCGCGGCGAGCAGACCGAGCTGGGCGCCAAGTACGACGCCGGCTCGTTCGGCGGTACGATCAGCCTGTTCCGCACCACTCAGCCCAGCGAGTATTTCGACGTCGCCAGCCGCACCTACGGCGCTGGCGGCGAGCAGAAGAACCAGGGCGTCGAGCTGACCGCCTATGGCGAGCTGACCCCCGGCCTGCGCCTGATCGGCGGCGCGACCTGGCTGGACGCCAAGGTCGAGCGGGCCCTGGACGCTTCGGTCGAAGGCAAGGCCCCGATCGGCGCGCCCGAGTTCCAGACCAACCTCAACGTCGAGTACGACGTCGCCGCGCTGGCGGGCCTGACCCTGGAGGGCCGCGCGGTCTACACCGGCTCGCAGGCCGCCAACGCGACCAACACGGTCAAGCTGGGCTCGTGGACCCGCTTCGACGCCGGCGTGCGCTACGCCTTCGAGGCCGCCGATCGCCCGATCACCCTGCGCGCCCGCGTCGAGAACCTGGCCGACAAGAACCAGTGGGTGGCCGTCGGGGGCTATCCCGGCGCCAACTACCTGACGCTGGGCGCCCCGCGCACCCTGCGCCTGTCGGTCACCACGGACTTCTAAGGCCCGATGAAGTCGTCGACGCTTCGCGCCTGGTCGTGGGTCCACAAGTGGTCGAGCCTGGTCTCGACCCTGTTCCTGCTGATGCTGTGCGTCACCGGCCTGCCGCTCGTGTTCACCCACGAGATCGAGGAGGTCGCGATGCGCCAGGCGTGGACGCCGGCCCATCCGGACGGCCCGAAGCTCAGCCTCGACCAGGTGCTGGAGACGGCGCTGGCCCGCAAGCCGGGCGAGGTCGCCGCCTTCATGAGCTTCGACGTCGAGCGGCCGGTGGTGAACGTCACCACCCTGACGCCAGGCAAGACCGGCTACAGCTTCCAGCCGATCGACCAGACCAGCGGCGATCCCGCGCCGTCGGTCGCCGGCCATCCGGTGATGGAGTTCCTGCTCCAGCTGCACACCGACATGTTCCTGGGCCTGCCGGGCATGCTGTTCCTGGGCGCCATGGGCCTGCTGCTGGTGATCGCCCTGGTGTCGGGCGTGGTGCTGTACGCCCCGTTCATGCGCAAGCTGCCGTTCGGCGCGGTGCGGGCCCGCAAGGCCGCCCGCACCCGCTGGCTCGACTATCACAACCTCCTGGGCGCGGTGACCCTGGCCTGGCTCCTGGTCGTGGGCGTCACCGGCGTGGTC includes:
- a CDS encoding PepSY-associated TM helix domain-containing protein; the encoded protein is MKSSTLRAWSWVHKWSSLVSTLFLLMLCVTGLPLVFTHEIEEVAMRQAWTPAHPDGPKLSLDQVLETALARKPGEVAAFMSFDVERPVVNVTTLTPGKTGYSFQPIDQTSGDPAPSVAGHPVMEFLLQLHTDMFLGLPGMLFLGAMGLLLVIALVSGVVLYAPFMRKLPFGAVRARKAARTRWLDYHNLLGAVTLAWLLVVGVTGVVNTLATPIIDYWKNTALKELTQAYDKPAPSNERSSLAAAVERAKLALPGKQLQFVAFPGSSYSTDHHYAVFFHGDTPLTAHLTTPALIDARTGQLSAVAPTPWYVKTLSLSQPLHFGDYGGLPLKILWALLDIATIVILGSGVYLWLVKRGSAR